The following proteins are encoded in a genomic region of Arachis ipaensis cultivar K30076 chromosome B02, Araip1.1, whole genome shotgun sequence:
- the LOC107627656 gene encoding UPF0481 protein At3g47200-like codes for MRSDFSWMIPVEVMLGALDHEEVHSCSISKVPPMLRAPNEEAYKPKLVSLGPWHKGATRQLLLMEEAKLRYMRDFLERRETGTDTRTSELRLRDCAVDMISMDKAITACYSGDTEMDSHELSRIMIVDGCFLLELLIRLGYYMSKKNSNDDDDDSYLGDPLFETEEKVRSVLNDIVMVENQIPLIVLKKLYYNVFPDEDIEVKDDHRVANIVFGAFGYTPVRISSGAAHILHLIHLATVEERDQLEKKRGVKASQELKRCATKLRASGITIRTAANSKGNGKVPDLFEDIFDFDIRFNEKDKVLEIPALRIKETTEVRWRNLVAWEQSRIWVKRKYTSYAFFFKGLICCKHDIELLEKKGVIVNDSKKKKEELLSMFRKICKGSEHMDPGYGGICECLNQYEAESRNAFRGLGIRSWHRCRKVFEILMYYAWNWYDALIRDHIPTVWKFIGVVAAIVLLVLTIMQTYYSARSNG; via the coding sequence ATGCGATCAGACTTCAGTTGGATGATTCCAGTGGAAGTGATGCTGGGTGCTCTGGACCATGAAGAAGTCCATTCATGCAGCATTTCAAAGGTTCCACCAATGCTTCGAGCCCCCAACGAGGAGGCTTACAAGCCAAAGCTGGTGTCCTTAGGACCCTGGCACAAGGGAGCAACACGCCAGCTTCTCCTAATGGAAGAAGCAAAACTCCGCTACATGCGCGACTTTCTTGAAAGAAGAGAAACTGGAACGGATACAAGAACATCAGAACTCAGGCTTCGGGATTGCGCCGTTGACATGATCAGTATGGACAAAGCGATTACTGCCTGCTACAGCGGCGACACAGAGATGGATTCCCATGAGCTCTCCAGGATAATGATTGTCGACGGTTGCTTCTTGTTGGAGCTTCTCATAAGACTTGGTTATTACATGTCGAAGAAGaacagcaatgatgatgatgatgatagctaTTTGGGTGATCCTCTCTTTGAAACAGAGGAGAAGGTAAGATCTGTTCTCAACGACATCGTGATGGTCGAGAACCAAATACCCTTGATCGTTCTAAAGAAGTTGTACTACAATGTCTTCCCTGATGAAGACATTGAAGTCAAAGATGACCACCGCGTTGCCAACATCGTGTTCGGTGCTTTCGGTTACACTCCGGTAAGAATCTCTTCAGGTGCCGCTCACATACTCCACCTCATTCATCTGGCCACGGTTGAAGAACGTGACCAgttagagaagaagagaggggtAAAAGCGTCTCAAGAGCTAAAGCGATGCGCTACTAAGCTCCGGGCTTCCGGAATAACCATTCGAACCGCCGCAAATAGCAAAGGCAACGGTAAAGTTCCGGATCTATTTGAAGATATTTTTGACTTCGACATAAGATTTAACGAAAAAGATAAGGTGCTGGAAATTCCGGCTCTTCGTATCAAGGAAACGACGGAAGTGAGGTGGAGGAATTTGGTTGCTTGGGAGCAGAGCAGGATTTGGGTGAAAAGGAAGTACACTTCGTATGCTTTTTTCTTCAAAGGTTTGATATGTTGCAAGCACGACATTGAACTGCTTGAGAAGAAGGGAGTGATAGTGAACGATagcaagaagaaaaaagaagaattgCTAAGTATGTTTCGGAAAATCTGCAAGGGTTCTGAACACATGGATCCAGGTTATGGCGGAATTTGTGAGTGCTTGAACCAGTATGAGGCGGAATCTAGGAACGCGTTTCGTGGATTGGGTATAAGGAGTTGGCACAGGTGCAGGAAGGTTTTTGAAATTCTTATGTACTATGCGTGGAATTGGTATGATGCTTTGATCCGTGATCATATCCCTACAGTGTGGAAATTCATAGGAGTTGTGGCAGCTATTGTTCTGCTTGTTCTTACCATCATGCAGACATATTATTCAGCTCGTTCTAATGGCTAG